Within the Erpetoichthys calabaricus chromosome 1, fErpCal1.3, whole genome shotgun sequence genome, the region ATTTGAAAAAGTTAAAGACTTTGTCACAGAATATCCAGATTCAGGCTGTAAAAATGTGTTAGGCTTCCTAAGAAGTGTTGGAATCAGGTTATTGTTTGCTATAACTCAAAATTGTTAGACTAGTTAATGTAGTTCCtgaaaaaatatatgcatttttaattacATATTGTCTCTAACATTTAGAGTGAAGCAGAAAAGAGTATGGGCAGCAGTGAGAGGTGTTGATCCAATTGGCACATTTCTCCGAGGTCTCAGCATTAGCATGGTTCAGCAAAAGTGTTATAGTGTCCCATCACCTTTAACACTGTGGCACATTGATTGTAACCACAAGTTATTTCAGTAAGTAAACTGTATTGTTGATGTGTAGTCTTGCATGGAATTTATTGAATaatatgtaattttattaatacttATGTGTTATTCAAGTTAAATTTAAGAATATGGCATCACCAAATAGTTATTTTTGTGTTAGATGGTGGATTATAATCAAAGGATGTATTGATGGATACAGTAGAAAAATAATTTATCTTAAAGTCAGCAATAACAAACAGTTCTGAGAAATTTTATTGAGACTATGAACACATTTGGTTTGCCATCAATAATCAATAGTATCGTGTCAGAAGCGACAAAAGTTTAGAAAATATTGAAGTGGTTAGATTTATGCTTGCACACCCACTTCGTGGTCCAGATAGTTTAACattctttaattattataaattatgtttTGATTTACACTTTGTTCTGTTAAAATGGCTTTGTAATGTTAACTTGAATTAATTCACTGTAGCTTTTCTTAAACCTTTTTATAAGACAGAGGCTGTCATATTGCAGGCAGAAGTGTTCACAATCAGAGGATTGAACGTTTATGGAGAGATATGTATACAGTTACCAGTAATTACTATTCAGCATTCTAGTACCTCCAAGAAATGCAAGCTTTGGACCCCAACAGTGAGCTTCATCTCATTTGCCTGCACTATGCTATGATCCCAAGACTCAATCTGCACCTTGCAATGTTTGCTAGTGGTTGGGATAGGCATCCCCTTTCATCAGAGCAAATGAGATCACCACAGCAACTTTGGATTCAATAACCACACAACTGAAATGTTAGGATCAAACCTGGTAAGTTCTTTGCACAACTGCatgtaaaactaaaaacattggCGCTTTTTGAactgtagaaaacaaaaaaagagcacaATGTTTTGTATAGATAGACACCATCCCCCTGTACAGTTACTttttcatatactttttttttttttttaaataagaaccCGGACCCATTTCCCCTTAAAGGAAAATTATGGCGAATATAAAACAGATCAAATggaccacacagaacacatttttattttttttttaaattctgaccCCTACTGGCAAAGATCTGGAAAGTTACATATATGTCGCATTGGGCGTTTATAGTAAATTTATtccttatttgaaaataaatcagCTTGACAGTTTTTTGTGTTCAGTaacatatatttgtatttttatttgcatttccacAAGATACAATAACATGCTAACCTTATTGTTtaagtttcacaaaaaaaaaaatatttgtctggttttacaacaaaaaatgtgtaaactgaataataataaaaactacctCATATTGGGTAATTATGCAACAAGGTACTGTAGCTGTAAAAAAACTGAGCTACAGACTGATGTACGGTAGTAACCTTCAGAAAACATGTACATAGTGCAAAAACTATTGAAGAATATTGAAGGGGAACAAAACCTTTGTATTAGCAGCACCATGTTTTAACCATTATCACTCTCTCAGGCCCATTAAGCAGTTTTAGCAAAGTAGCCTAGGCCAAATGGTAACATCTGAAACAATTTCGTTATTCAGTGAAGCAACTTCTCACAGAGGGTGGTGGTTGCATTGACTGCATAATTTGCAACGGCCACGCTTTTCACAATTCACAGGCCAGTGTGCAACCTGGTCAGTGTGAACATCAACCGGAATGCCAACACACACTCTCTTGGGCAGTGGTGGAGATGGGGCATGAAGTGTTGGGCGACCCCTTTGTGCCTGCAAAAGAATCAAGCTAGTGGCAACCTCTGCCTGGAAGCTCCTTTGTTTCAGTGGCTTTTGGACACCAAGCAGTTTACAGTCACGGCAGTAGATCAACCATGCATTAACAAGGCCTAACATGATGGTTTGCCAGAAGAGGTAGAGGTACCACCTCCGTGACCTCATGTGGTACTTGTACCTTGCAACACATGCATCAAGGAGGTCTATCCCCCCATGAATGTGTTGTACTCCTTCACAATGTGTGACCTGTTGACCTCCACAAATGCTTTGTCAGCTTTGCCCTGAGGCTCAGTTGCACAGTAGGATGAGATCAGGGTAACAGATTTGTTGTCGTACCACTTCACAATGACCATACTTTCCCCTTTCTCCACCCTGGCATCAACAGATCCTCTGCCTCTCTTGGCAAGACTTTTGTCATCCTCAAGCATACAACCAGCCAAGCGATTGCTACGGAGTGTCCCTACAAAGTAGATCTGTCGCTCAAGAAGCTTGAGAACCAGTggtgctgaggaaaaaaaattgtctGCAAAGACTTTGTAGTTTTGGTTTGATGGGAGAGTTTCACACAGCTTGACCTCAGTGTCACTTCCCATGCCCAGTAcagtttttttcccagtgccaTCTTCATAAACCACAAAATCACAGAGGATTCCTGAGGAGGAGCAGCAGGCCCAAATTTTCAGTCCCCATGGGTGGGGTTTGCCCTTCACATACTGCCTTATTGGGCTGCGTGTCCCTCTGAAGGACACAATTTGTTTATCAACAGAGTTGTATTCCTCTGGGGTGATATCCAGGCATTGTTTGCGAAACATATCTAGCCATGGACGGATCTTCCAACACTTATCCTCAACTTGCCTGTTTGAATGATCAGTGTTGTCAGTGAAATGTAGAGTTGTCAGAAGGGTCTGAAAACCGTTACGTGACATGTTGTCAGCCACGATGGGACACCTTGTGTCATTCTCCCAGTATGCACGATTTCCTGGTAGTTGGCAAAGACCCATTCGCAGGTAGATGCCAATCAGTATTTCCAGTTCTTTAACAGTGGTGTTAATGTTGTTGTGGTGATCTGATTTTTGTACACTGTACAAATTTGTTTGCTCCTTCAGTGAGTCAAGCATTTCTGGTGTTATGGACTTTCTGAAATACTCCAGGGGAGTGAAAAGATCATCTGGAGGTGTGACACTTTGGCCTTTGAATGTGCACTCAGGGGTTTCAAAAGGTTTTTTTCTCCaagaaaatagtttttttcctTGGTCAGTTTCTTGTACAGTTCCTCCGTCAGTTCTTTGGTCAGTATTTTGCTGCCCTGGGTTCATGTATGTTTGTGGTACTTCATCTAAATAATTTGATTCACTGTTTGAATCACCACACAAACTTGACTCATCACTCTCCATGTCTTTTTGCTAGGAGTGTAATCTGGGTCTTCAGGGTCTTCATCTGAGCTATCTTCACATCTCTCAAAGTCACTGTCATCTCCAAAGATGATGTCTAGTGCATCCTGAACGCTGTACGTTTAGCCATACTACAAACAAATTAATAGAACTGCATTGAATTAGGACTACTGTAAAATTGTTCGTTTTACttacagatatttaaaaattgttttgtaacatatattattaattattttatacatttgactttgctatatttgtttaaatgtgctttgaattGAAAATTTTTCTTATTGTGACAAATACATCACATCATATTTTCCACGGCTATGTTAAGGTTAAATGCCCGATGTGACATCAGTGTTGTCGTAACTTGTTTTATATCAGTTTCTTCAGAAAATCTTGTCAGAAcatattaaatgtaatatttgacGTCTTATTTAAGTATGAGAATTGTTAAATTGGTTGAAACATACCTTTAGTTACCAAAAATAAGACGTTTGAAATTAGATGATTTGGTCAGGTGTGGTTGCCCTGCACATGGCCATCTTGAAAATGGTGTCATGTGTACCCAAATT harbors:
- the LOC127528478 gene encoding piggyBac transposable element-derived protein 3-like, with protein sequence MESDESSLCGDSNSESNYLDEVPQTYMNPGQQNTDQRTDGGTVQETDQGKKLFSWRKKPFETPECTFKGQSVTPPDDLFTPLEYFRKSITPEMLDSLKEQTNLYSVQKSDHHNNINTTVKELEILIGIYLRMGLCQLPGNRAYWENDTRCPIVADNMSRNGFQTLLTTLHFTDNTDHSNRQVEDKCWKIRPWLDMFRKQCLDITPEEYNSVDKQIVSFRGTRSPIRQYVKGKPHPWGLKIWACCSSSGILCDFVVYEDGTGKKTVLGMGSDTEVKLCETLPSNQNYKVFADNFFSSAPLVLKLLERQIYFVGTLRSNRLAGCMLEDDKSLAKRGRGSVDARVEKGESMVIVKWYDNKSVTLISSYCATEPQGKADKAFVEVNRSHIVKEYNTFMGG